The following proteins are co-located in the Deferribacter autotrophicus genome:
- the argF gene encoding ornithine carbamoyltransferase: protein MKRDFLTLMDFSSEELKNIISDALRLKEERKNGIFRRYIENKKVALIFEKSSTRTRVSFEVGVVEMGGYPLFLSKNDIQLGRGESVKDTARTLSRYVDMVMIRTFEHSRIEEFAKYASVPVINGLTNEFHPCQVMADIMTIYEKMGKYEKVKLAYVGDGNNMAHSLMLGCAKFGIDISIATPEQYQCLSEVVAKAKEIASETGSIVEITFDPYEAVKNADFIYTDVWASMGFEDEAEERKKVFMKYQVNSDLMAATGKKTYFMHCLPAHLGEEVTEDVFESEFSIVFDEAENRLHAQKAIMKWLFEQFDNNA from the coding sequence GTGAAAAGAGATTTTTTGACATTAATGGATTTTAGCTCAGAAGAATTGAAAAATATTATTTCTGATGCTTTGAGATTAAAAGAAGAACGAAAAAATGGAATTTTTAGAAGATATATTGAAAATAAAAAAGTTGCTTTAATCTTTGAAAAATCTTCTACGAGGACAAGAGTTTCTTTTGAAGTTGGTGTAGTGGAAATGGGAGGATATCCTCTGTTTTTAAGTAAAAACGATATTCAACTTGGCAGAGGCGAAAGTGTTAAAGATACTGCAAGGACACTATCAAGATATGTAGATATGGTGATGATAAGGACTTTTGAGCATAGCAGGATAGAGGAGTTTGCAAAATATGCTTCTGTCCCTGTTATAAACGGATTAACAAATGAATTTCATCCATGCCAGGTGATGGCTGATATTATGACTATTTATGAAAAAATGGGTAAATATGAGAAAGTTAAGTTGGCTTATGTAGGGGACGGTAATAATATGGCCCATTCATTAATGCTTGGCTGTGCGAAATTTGGTATTGATATATCTATTGCAACACCAGAGCAGTATCAATGCTTATCGGAAGTTGTGGCTAAAGCAAAAGAAATAGCTAGCGAAACAGGTTCTATCGTTGAGATAACCTTTGACCCTTATGAAGCAGTAAAAAATGCTGATTTCATATATACCGATGTATGGGCAAGTATGGGGTTTGAAGATGAGGCTGAAGAGCGTAAAAAAGTTTTTATGAAATACCAGGTTAATTCGGATTTAATGGCTGCAACGGGTAAAAAAACATATTTTATGCACTGTTTACCTGCTCATCTGGGTGAAGAAGTTACGGAAGATGTCTTTGAGTCTGAGTTTTCAATAGTTTTTGATGAAGCAGAGAATAGATTACATGCCCAAAAAGCTATTATGAAGTGGTTATTTGAGCAGTTTGATAATAATGCCTAA
- a CDS encoding argininosuccinate synthase, which translates to MSRDKVVLAYSGGLDTSVILKWLDLQGYDVVAYVADLGQRDDLEALEEKAYKSGAKEFYILDLKEEFVRDFVFTSIKFNAVYEGRYLLGTSLARPVIAKGMVEIARKTGAKFVAHGATGKGNDQVRFELSVAALAPDLKVIAPWRIPEFFNKIKGRQEAMDFAAEYGIPVKATKDKPWSSDENLMHISFEAGILEDPAMRPPKDMFELSVDPKDAPETPEEVEIEFEKGVPVAVNGERLSAANLLKKLNELGGKHGVGRVDIVESRFVGMKSRGVYETPGGTILMAAHRDLEGLTLEGSLINLKDTLMPRFAYLVYAGYWFSSEMDCLRAFVEESQKYVTGKVTVELYKGNITIVSRESKYSLYDQLLVSMDDDLGAYNQSDATGFIKLNSLPLIANARRKNR; encoded by the coding sequence ATGAGTAGAGATAAGGTTGTTTTAGCGTATTCAGGAGGGCTTGATACATCAGTTATTTTGAAATGGTTGGATTTGCAAGGGTATGATGTAGTAGCTTATGTTGCTGATTTGGGACAAAGAGATGATTTGGAAGCTCTAGAGGAAAAAGCATACAAATCTGGAGCTAAAGAGTTTTACATTCTTGATTTGAAAGAGGAGTTTGTTAGAGACTTTGTATTTACCTCTATAAAATTCAATGCTGTATACGAAGGAAGATATCTGCTTGGAACATCTCTTGCGAGACCTGTTATTGCAAAAGGGATGGTAGAAATAGCAAGGAAAACAGGTGCAAAATTCGTAGCACATGGTGCAACCGGAAAGGGGAATGATCAGGTAAGATTTGAGCTTTCAGTGGCTGCTCTTGCTCCGGATTTGAAAGTGATTGCTCCATGGAGAATACCTGAATTTTTTAATAAAATTAAGGGACGTCAGGAAGCAATGGATTTTGCTGCTGAATACGGGATTCCTGTAAAGGCTACCAAGGATAAGCCTTGGAGTTCCGATGAAAACTTGATGCATATAAGCTTTGAGGCCGGTATATTGGAAGATCCTGCTATGAGGCCACCAAAAGATATGTTTGAACTATCTGTTGATCCTAAAGATGCACCTGAAACACCTGAGGAAGTGGAAATAGAATTTGAAAAGGGTGTTCCTGTTGCGGTAAATGGAGAGAGGTTAAGTGCTGCAAATTTACTTAAAAAGCTTAACGAATTAGGTGGTAAACATGGTGTGGGTAGAGTCGATATAGTGGAGAGTAGATTTGTGGGGATGAAGTCAAGAGGAGTATATGAAACCCCTGGTGGCACTATTTTAATGGCTGCTCATAGAGATCTTGAAGGGCTTACCCTTGAGGGAAGTTTGATAAATTTAAAAGATACTTTGATGCCAAGATTTGCATATTTAGTGTATGCTGGATACTGGTTTAGTAGTGAGATGGATTGTTTGAGAGCATTTGTAGAAGAGTCTCAAAAATATGTTACAGGTAAAGTAACAGTTGAATTGTATAAGGGAAATATTACGATTGTAAGTAGAGAGTCAAAGTACTCTCTTTACGATCAACTGCTTGTGTCTATGGATGATGATTTGGGAGCGTATAATCAATCCGATGCTACAGGTTTCATAAAACTAAATTCACTTCCTCTTATTGCTAACGCAAGAAGAAAAAACAGATAA
- the glyQ gene encoding glycine--tRNA ligase subunit alpha: MYFQDVILKLQQFWAERGCIIYQPYDIEVGAGTFNPATFLRCLGPEPWNVAYVEPSRRPTDGRYGENPNRLQHYYQFQVILKPSPDNIQEIYLDSLRYLGIEPLEHDIRFVEDDWESPTLGAWGLGWEVWLDGMEITQFTYFQQAGGIDLDPVSGEITYGLERIAMYLQKVDSVFDLKWNENVTYGDVYHRNEVEFSKYNFEEADTDMLFTLFNMYEKECIRLAEKNLPLPAYDYCLKCSHTFNLLDARNAISVTERTGYIARVRNLAKMCAEKYLKSREEMGFPLLKKSTKVF; this comes from the coding sequence ATGTATTTTCAGGATGTAATTTTAAAACTTCAACAATTTTGGGCTGAAAGAGGGTGTATTATTTATCAGCCGTACGATATAGAGGTAGGAGCAGGGACTTTTAATCCTGCTACATTTTTAAGATGTCTTGGACCTGAGCCTTGGAATGTGGCTTATGTAGAGCCTAGTAGAAGACCAACAGATGGTAGATATGGTGAAAATCCCAATAGATTACAGCATTATTATCAATTTCAAGTAATATTAAAACCGTCTCCCGATAATATTCAGGAAATATATCTTGATAGTTTGAGATATTTAGGGATAGAGCCTTTGGAGCACGATATCAGATTTGTAGAAGATGACTGGGAATCACCTACACTTGGAGCCTGGGGGCTTGGTTGGGAAGTGTGGCTTGATGGTATGGAAATTACTCAGTTTACTTATTTTCAACAAGCTGGTGGGATAGATCTTGATCCTGTTTCTGGTGAAATTACTTATGGTTTAGAGAGGATTGCAATGTATCTTCAAAAGGTTGATTCTGTATTTGATTTAAAATGGAATGAAAATGTAACCTATGGGGATGTATATCACAGAAATGAAGTGGAGTTTTCTAAATACAATTTCGAAGAAGCTGACACTGATATGCTCTTTACTTTATTCAATATGTATGAAAAAGAGTGTATTAGATTAGCTGAGAAAAATCTTCCTCTTCCAGCTTACGATTACTGTCTTAAGTGTAGTCATACATTTAACTTGCTTGATGCAAGAAATGCCATATCTGTTACAGAAAGGACAGGATATATTGCAAGGGTAAGAAATCTTGCCAAAATGTGTGCTGAAAAATATCTAAAATCAAGAGAAGAAATGGGATTTCCATTATTAAAAAAAAGTACTAAAGTTTTTTAA
- a CDS encoding methyl-accepting chemotaxis protein: MSKEQISKRFWADMNISTKIFIFLVLILVLGFFITGYFVINNVKEHFTHEISEQLSAEVKTIKDFLNSTDKTTQEIKEEIEENALFDLTERAQALKSTITKLYSTYTSVGMTPTVIKFQLSTEILQTRIGTSGYAYALDSNGTLVVHPTKQGTNLKGKKHIDQMLEEKNGVIVYERSTDPNHPKVYAAFRYLPQLDWIIVLTIPENELMEIANKVQDEILNDIKKSIKTLKIGKTGYYYIMNSKGLLVVHPSKKFEGKSVYKYDFAKEMIKNKNGVIRYKWEGKYKIVAYTYYAPRDWIIAGGSYEDEFLGHIVKSAILNFSIVSIIVVLVLLVVLRLVFKINVINPIDELEGLFQKIASGDLTQKLAVKRKNEIGRIIINVNNMIDQMNKALCEVNASTKDVGQSAEVLAASSNQMTSGADTQAERISSVEVAMQEMTATITEISQNLEEVSNEIEGIKGAAETGRQVIDETVEGITNLSETVITSAEKMKELGKSSEQIGEILQVISDIADQTNLLALNAAIEAARAGEHGRGFAVVADEVRKLAERTAKATGEIDEMIKSIQSEVKSSVVHMDKGARLAEEGSMLVGNLKMSLEEIINGVLDVADKITAVASAVDQQSATSQEILNNMAEIATIAQENTSIAQENHNQAEMLKELAKKLQQIVNEFKLQECESLK; this comes from the coding sequence ATGTCAAAAGAGCAGATTTCAAAAAGGTTTTGGGCTGATATGAATATATCTACAAAAATTTTTATTTTTTTGGTGTTGATTCTTGTATTAGGATTTTTCATTACTGGATATTTTGTAATTAACAATGTCAAAGAACATTTCACACACGAAATTAGTGAACAATTATCTGCTGAAGTTAAGACTATCAAAGATTTTCTAAACTCTACAGACAAGACAACACAAGAAATTAAAGAGGAGATAGAAGAAAATGCTTTATTTGATTTGACCGAAAGAGCTCAAGCGTTAAAAAGTACGATTACAAAGCTTTATTCTACATATACTTCTGTGGGGATGACCCCTACAGTAATTAAATTTCAGTTATCTACAGAGATATTGCAAACAAGAATCGGTACAAGCGGTTATGCATATGCTTTGGATTCTAATGGTACGTTGGTAGTTCACCCCACAAAACAGGGGACAAATTTGAAAGGGAAAAAACATATTGATCAAATGTTAGAGGAAAAGAATGGGGTGATTGTTTATGAAAGGAGTACAGATCCGAATCATCCAAAAGTTTATGCGGCTTTTAGATACCTTCCACAACTTGATTGGATAATTGTTTTAACAATTCCAGAAAATGAATTAATGGAAATTGCTAATAAAGTACAGGATGAAATTTTAAATGATATTAAGAAAAGTATTAAGACGTTAAAAATAGGTAAGACTGGCTATTATTACATAATGAATTCAAAAGGGCTTCTTGTTGTACATCCATCGAAAAAATTTGAAGGGAAAAGTGTTTATAAATATGATTTTGCTAAAGAAATGATTAAAAATAAAAATGGAGTTATTCGTTATAAATGGGAAGGTAAGTATAAAATAGTGGCTTACACTTATTATGCTCCCAGAGACTGGATTATTGCTGGTGGAAGTTATGAAGATGAGTTTTTGGGGCATATAGTAAAGTCAGCTATATTAAATTTTTCCATTGTTAGTATAATTGTTGTTTTGGTGTTACTAGTTGTTTTAAGACTTGTGTTTAAAATCAATGTTATTAATCCAATTGATGAACTTGAGGGATTGTTTCAGAAAATTGCATCAGGGGATTTGACGCAAAAGTTAGCAGTGAAGCGTAAAAATGAGATTGGTAGGATTATAATTAATGTAAATAATATGATTGATCAAATGAATAAAGCGTTATGTGAAGTTAATGCTTCAACTAAGGATGTGGGGCAGTCAGCTGAGGTTCTGGCTGCATCGAGTAATCAAATGACTTCAGGTGCCGATACTCAAGCTGAAAGGATATCTTCTGTAGAAGTAGCTATGCAAGAGATGACAGCGACAATTACTGAAATTTCTCAGAATCTAGAAGAAGTGAGTAATGAAATAGAAGGGATAAAGGGTGCGGCAGAAACTGGTAGGCAGGTAATTGATGAAACAGTGGAGGGTATTACAAATCTTTCTGAGACGGTAATAACATCTGCCGAAAAGATGAAAGAGCTTGGCAAATCATCTGAACAAATAGGTGAGATTTTACAGGTTATTTCAGATATTGCAGATCAAACAAATTTGCTTGCCCTCAATGCAGCCATTGAAGCTGCAAGAGCAGGTGAACATGGTAGGGGGTTTGCGGTAGTTGCTGATGAAGTGAGAAAATTGGCAGAAAGAACGGCTAAAGCTACCGGAGAAATAGACGAAATGATTAAATCAATTCAATCTGAAGTAAAATCATCTGTAGTACATATGGATAAGGGTGCTAGATTGGCAGAAGAAGGTTCTATGCTTGTGGGTAACCTTAAGATGAGCCTTGAAGAAATTATTAATGGTGTTTTGGATGTGGCTGATAAAATAACTGCAGTGGCATCTGCTGTGGATCAGCAATCAGCTACGAGCCAGGAAATCTTAAATAATATGGCTGAGATTGCTACGATTGCACAAGAAAATACCTCTATTGCTCAAGAAAATCACAACCAAGCAGAGATGTTGAAAGAGTTAGCTAAAAAATTGCAGCAAATTGTAAATGAATTTAAATTGCAAGAGTGTGAAAGTTTAAAATGA
- a CDS encoding NRDE family protein, producing the protein MCIYAFAVNPNKNYKFILVGNRDEFYDRKALPAHFWKEYLNLLAGKDLKEQGTWLGITKTGKIAFLTNYRNPTLIKHNAPSRGFIVKNFLTSDVPIQKYATELYSRKDIYNGFNLVFGTINDLYYYSNIGGLNKINEGTHTLGNAFLDTKWPKCKKLENYLNTILYSDKIDLNTIFNYLEDETKADDSELPDTKIGYEKEKLLSSIFVKSDTYGTIFSYFIYVNKDNQVFFAEKDQLSNKITTYKFTINKYSP; encoded by the coding sequence ATGTGCATTTATGCATTTGCTGTAAACCCAAATAAAAATTATAAATTTATTTTAGTAGGAAACAGAGACGAATTCTACGACCGGAAAGCTTTGCCAGCTCATTTTTGGAAAGAATACCTCAATCTTTTAGCAGGTAAAGATTTAAAAGAACAAGGTACTTGGCTAGGTATCACAAAAACAGGGAAAATCGCCTTTTTAACAAATTACAGAAATCCTACTTTAATAAAACACAATGCACCTTCAAGAGGGTTTATTGTAAAAAATTTTCTAACTTCTGATGTGCCCATTCAAAAATATGCCACTGAACTTTACTCAAGAAAAGATATTTACAACGGTTTCAATCTTGTATTCGGCACTATCAATGACTTATATTATTACTCAAATATCGGTGGATTAAATAAAATTAACGAAGGGACACATACTCTAGGTAATGCCTTTCTCGATACTAAATGGCCTAAATGTAAAAAATTAGAAAATTATCTGAATACGATACTATACTCTGATAAAATAGACTTAAACACCATATTCAACTATTTGGAAGATGAAACTAAAGCAGATGATAGTGAGCTACCAGACACTAAAATTGGCTACGAAAAAGAAAAACTATTATCTTCTATTTTTGTAAAATCAGATACTTACGGAACTATTTTTTCTTATTTCATTTATGTGAATAAAGACAATCAGGTCTTTTTTGCAGAAAAAGACCAACTCTCTAATAAAATTACAACCTATAAATTCACTATAAACAAATATAGCCCCTGA
- a CDS encoding M16 family metallopeptidase, translating to MKNILYILIFTIIYGGSALAVDIFKLQNGVTVAYKYMKDIKIVSVQLWMKTGSRNEYKDNNGIAHFLEHMVFKGTEKYKPSQIDEIVESHGGLMNAATSKDYTFYYITIPSKNAELAFDVISEMVFKAKFLPDEIEKEKPVVIQEIRRKYDSPTYDMWVALSNYLYKGTTYSMEVIGTEENIESFNQNTLFDYYNHFYHPKNMTLVVVGDISKDKVEKLANRYFNLRKPVKAGKQKTFNPVKLDRNIEKDFYKKVSQVYMALSFKAFPLTDKRIYAAEVLTEVLSGGEFSLLNQRLKYEKQLVTSVYGGYMGLKYDGSFTFYLTCLPDKLEESEKELWNVINDLKNGKIFEKDVDKAKKRLVAQLLFQREKASSEANDIGYSFTHEIKDYYLDYEKNIESVSIDDIRSLAKDLFSKHFVKVRTLPEEK from the coding sequence ATGAAAAATATTTTATATATTTTAATATTTACGATTATTTATGGAGGGAGTGCTTTGGCTGTTGATATTTTTAAATTACAAAACGGTGTTACTGTAGCTTACAAATATATGAAGGATATAAAAATTGTGTCTGTGCAATTATGGATGAAAACAGGTTCGAGAAATGAATACAAAGATAATAACGGCATTGCACATTTTTTGGAACATATGGTTTTTAAAGGGACTGAAAAATATAAACCATCGCAAATTGATGAGATAGTTGAATCTCATGGTGGATTGATGAATGCTGCTACAAGTAAAGATTATACATTTTATTATATTACAATTCCTTCAAAAAATGCGGAGTTGGCATTTGATGTGATTAGTGAGATGGTTTTTAAAGCAAAATTTTTACCTGATGAGATAGAAAAGGAGAAGCCCGTAGTTATCCAGGAGATTAGAAGAAAGTATGATTCTCCTACTTATGATATGTGGGTAGCCTTATCAAATTATTTATACAAAGGTACGACATATTCAATGGAAGTTATTGGAACCGAAGAAAACATCGAGTCATTTAATCAAAATACACTATTTGATTATTACAACCATTTTTATCATCCTAAAAATATGACTCTTGTGGTTGTGGGTGATATTTCTAAAGATAAAGTAGAAAAATTAGCTAATAGATATTTTAATTTGAGAAAGCCGGTAAAAGCGGGAAAACAGAAGACGTTTAATCCTGTAAAGCTTGATAGAAATATTGAAAAAGATTTTTATAAAAAAGTTTCTCAGGTATATATGGCGCTTAGTTTTAAAGCTTTCCCTCTAACAGATAAGAGAATTTATGCAGCTGAGGTCTTAACGGAAGTGCTTTCAGGTGGTGAGTTTTCTCTGCTAAATCAAAGACTTAAATATGAAAAGCAGTTGGTTACATCCGTGTATGGTGGCTATATGGGGCTTAAGTATGATGGTAGCTTTACATTTTATTTGACCTGTTTGCCTGATAAATTAGAAGAAAGTGAAAAAGAACTCTGGAATGTTATTAATGATTTGAAAAATGGAAAAATATTTGAAAAGGATGTAGACAAAGCCAAAAAAAGACTTGTTGCACAGCTATTATTTCAAAGGGAAAAGGCGAGTTCTGAGGCAAATGATATAGGCTATTCTTTTACTCATGAAATTAAAGATTATTATTTGGATTATGAAAAAAATATAGAAAGTGTGAGTATTGATGATATCAGGTCTTTGGCAAAAGATTTGTTTAGCAAACATTTTGTGAAAGTTAGAACTTTGCCTGAAGAAAAGTAA
- a CDS encoding hydrolase → MFTLKRDDAVLVVVDIQEKLVKVMPEKVYEKIKKNVKILLEAAKILNIPVIYTQQYTKGLGETVSELKQYLDDSHVEKLTFSCCKEQTFLDKLKATGKKSVILTGMEAHICVLQTAIDLIENQYNVFTVADAVCSRLKDNWKFGLEYMRDAGAKITVVETVLFQLLERSDANEFKEVQKLIK, encoded by the coding sequence ATGTTTACGTTAAAAAGAGATGATGCAGTTTTAGTAGTTGTGGATATTCAAGAAAAACTTGTTAAAGTTATGCCTGAAAAAGTTTATGAAAAAATTAAAAAAAATGTAAAAATTCTTCTTGAAGCTGCCAAAATATTAAATATCCCTGTTATTTATACCCAACAATACACAAAAGGACTAGGTGAAACTGTAAGTGAACTAAAGCAGTATTTAGACGATAGCCACGTGGAAAAACTCACCTTTTCTTGTTGTAAAGAGCAAACTTTTTTAGACAAATTAAAAGCTACAGGTAAGAAGAGTGTTATTCTTACCGGAATGGAAGCTCATATTTGTGTGCTACAAACAGCTATAGATCTCATTGAAAACCAATATAACGTTTTTACGGTAGCTGATGCAGTTTGTTCAAGACTTAAAGACAATTGGAAATTCGGTTTAGAATATATGAGAGATGCTGGTGCTAAAATAACTGTAGTTGAAACTGTTCTGTTTCAACTGCTAGAGCGTTCTGACGCTAATGAATTTAAAGAAGTTCAAAAACTAATCAAATAA
- the acnA gene encoding aconitate hydratase AcnA: MFNKKEFIKEETFLNQKVLFVNLKKLNSDAKIEKLPFTIRILLENLLRNFDGNIVNNDHIEYLLNYDPLCKEKIEIPYFPSRILMQDFTGVPFVVDLAAMRDAAKELGKNPETINPVVPVDLIIDHSVQIDYFGTKDSLNLNVKKEYERNSERYQVLKWAQVSFNNFSVIPPNNGICHQVNLEYLSKPIRLSKTNGELFAFPDTVIGTDSHTPMVNGIGVLSWGVGGIEAEAVMLGQPYYMSIPQVIGINLIGKVNPGVTATDLVLNITEFLRKYGVVEKFVEFFGEGMKELSVPDRATISNMSPENGSTVTYFPMDEKTAEYLVLTNRENEAKIMINYTKQNLLFAENWDNVIYSNVLEFDLSNVNPSIAGPSRPHDKIFLSDVKNKFMNILNGKKKKVEITLRGEKLTIEDGSIVIAAITSCTNTSNPKVMLGAVLLAKKAVEYGLQVKPFVKASLAPGSKVVTDYLKKSGLLPYLEALKFHITAYGCTTCIGNSGPLIKEVEDAIDTGGLTVASVLSGNRNFEARIHNKVRTNFLASPILVVAYAIAGRIDINFEDEPLGYDPNGRPVFLQDIWPSNEEIDNLISQVITSNDYKKEYKKVFEGDINWQNLRVKFSSTFQWNENSTYIKKPPYFDNFTLAVDEPSDIKNARILLLLGDSVTTDHISPAGAIRKDYPAGKYLKENGVTVDKFNTYGSRRGNHEVMIRGTFGNVRIKNKLVAPKEGSFTIKFPENKEMFIYDAAMKYMEENIPLVVFAGKEYGTGSSRDWAAKGTVLLGIKAIIAESFERIHRSNLIGMGVLPIQFLPGDNYEKLGIKGDETISIIGINNLYPQKKVKIVAEKPDKNRIEFECVVRLDTEIEVKYFKHGGILPYVLRKFIN, encoded by the coding sequence ATGTTTAACAAAAAAGAATTCATAAAAGAAGAAACTTTTTTAAACCAAAAAGTCTTATTTGTAAATTTAAAAAAATTAAATAGTGATGCAAAAATAGAAAAGCTCCCTTTTACAATAAGAATTCTTTTAGAAAATTTATTAAGAAATTTTGATGGAAATATTGTTAACAATGATCATATTGAATATCTATTAAATTATGATCCATTATGTAAAGAAAAAATTGAAATTCCTTATTTTCCCTCTAGAATTTTAATGCAAGATTTTACCGGAGTTCCATTTGTGGTTGATCTTGCAGCCATGAGGGATGCTGCAAAAGAGCTCGGTAAAAATCCTGAAACCATTAATCCTGTGGTTCCTGTAGATCTAATAATAGATCATTCCGTTCAAATTGATTATTTTGGAACAAAGGATTCGTTAAATTTAAATGTAAAAAAGGAGTACGAAAGAAATAGTGAAAGATACCAAGTATTGAAATGGGCACAAGTTAGTTTTAATAATTTCAGTGTTATTCCTCCAAATAATGGAATTTGCCATCAGGTTAATCTCGAATATCTATCTAAACCTATAAGATTATCTAAAACAAATGGTGAACTTTTCGCTTTTCCCGATACCGTAATAGGTACCGATTCTCACACACCTATGGTAAATGGTATAGGTGTTTTATCGTGGGGTGTGGGAGGAATTGAAGCTGAAGCAGTAATGCTTGGGCAACCCTACTATATGAGTATACCGCAAGTAATAGGGATAAATCTTATTGGTAAGGTCAATCCAGGTGTCACTGCTACAGATTTAGTCCTCAATATTACCGAGTTTTTAAGAAAATATGGTGTAGTTGAGAAGTTTGTAGAGTTTTTTGGTGAAGGCATGAAAGAGCTCTCTGTTCCTGATAGAGCAACCATTTCTAATATGAGTCCCGAAAATGGTTCTACGGTTACATACTTTCCAATGGATGAAAAGACTGCAGAATACCTTGTTTTAACAAACAGAGAAAACGAAGCAAAAATCATGATAAATTATACAAAGCAGAATTTACTATTCGCTGAAAATTGGGATAATGTAATTTACTCTAATGTTTTAGAATTTGATCTTTCCAATGTGAACCCCTCCATTGCAGGACCATCAAGACCTCATGATAAAATATTTTTATCTGACGTAAAAAACAAATTTATGAACATCTTAAATGGCAAAAAAAAGAAAGTTGAAATTACTTTAAGAGGAGAAAAGCTTACTATTGAAGACGGTTCCATTGTCATAGCGGCTATTACGTCCTGTACCAACACATCAAACCCAAAAGTAATGCTTGGGGCAGTACTTCTTGCCAAAAAAGCTGTAGAATATGGACTTCAAGTCAAACCCTTTGTTAAAGCCTCTTTAGCTCCTGGCTCAAAAGTAGTCACAGATTATCTTAAAAAATCCGGACTTCTACCGTATCTGGAAGCACTCAAATTCCACATCACAGCTTATGGTTGCACCACCTGTATTGGTAACAGTGGACCATTAATAAAAGAAGTTGAAGACGCAATAGATACAGGAGGACTAACTGTAGCTTCTGTTTTATCAGGTAATAGGAATTTTGAAGCAAGAATCCATAACAAAGTTAGAACAAACTTTTTGGCTTCCCCCATTCTTGTTGTGGCGTATGCCATTGCAGGAAGAATCGACATTAACTTTGAGGATGAACCTTTAGGATACGATCCAAACGGCAGACCAGTATTTCTTCAAGATATTTGGCCATCCAATGAAGAAATAGATAATTTAATCTCTCAGGTAATCACTTCAAATGACTATAAAAAAGAATATAAAAAAGTATTTGAAGGTGATATAAATTGGCAAAATCTACGAGTTAAATTTTCCTCCACCTTTCAATGGAATGAAAATTCCACTTATATTAAAAAACCTCCATATTTCGATAACTTTACACTAGCAGTTGATGAGCCGAGTGATATAAAAAATGCAAGAATACTTCTATTGCTGGGTGATTCTGTTACTACAGATCACATTTCTCCAGCCGGTGCTATCAGAAAAGATTATCCTGCAGGTAAATATTTAAAAGAAAATGGGGTTACCGTAGATAAATTTAACACCTACGGCTCCAGAAGGGGTAACCATGAAGTTATGATTAGAGGCACTTTTGGCAATGTTAGAATTAAAAATAAACTGGTTGCACCAAAAGAAGGAAGTTTCACAATAAAATTTCCAGAAAATAAAGAGATGTTTATATACGATGCCGCAATGAAATATATGGAAGAAAACATTCCTTTAGTTGTGTTTGCTGGTAAAGAATACGGGACTGGCTCATCAAGGGATTGGGCAGCCAAAGGTACAGTGTTGCTTGGAATAAAAGCTATAATAGCAGAGTCTTTTGAAAGAATACATAGAAGTAATTTAATCGGTATGGGTGTGTTGCCTATTCAATTTTTACCGGGAGATAATTATGAAAAATTAGGAATAAAAGGGGATGAAACAATAAGTATTATCGGAATAAATAATCTTTATCCACAAAAAAAAGTTAAAATTGTTGCAGAAAAACCGGATAAAAACAGAATTGAGTTTGAATGTGTAGTAAGGCTCGATACGGAAATTGAAGTAAAATATTTCAAACATGGTGGGATATTACCATATGTTTTAAGAAAATTTATAAATTAA